In Legionella spiritensis, the following proteins share a genomic window:
- the dacB gene encoding D-alanyl-D-alanine carboxypeptidase/D-alanyl-D-alanine endopeptidase encodes MKRILSGFIVSMLFSASLHASFQSGADKLINQVDPAINIGVEVVDLTSGATIYRRNQNRSFIPASNMKLFSDAAALMVLGPDYRFRNQLSAGVSRLKDGVFKGTIYLKLPGDPSFTRARLASLLASLKSWHINRIIGNVVIDSSHVNIHPYAPGWMVEDLAYSYGAPLAPVIIDANRMTVTVNPGNKPGAPAIVELPKDIGGIAINNQVKTKASAAKCGVDFSMDKDNQLTVRGCVGVNQWAIQQNMAVRNPLAYAQGLIQKQLNRQGIVLEGEVVLGKTPSGSMMLATDLSKPVAQLMADTLKPSDNLYADSLFLHAASKLQGAPVNWSEAQILIKKFIQQQTGIPLKNAVMTDGSGLSRYDLLTPSQTVGLLRFLYERFPLSYEYIAALPISGRDGTLQRRFKKPNQKDMVRAKTGTMRGVVSLSGYLYTANAHTLAFAIYINNLPGTKLSVSGRYRYLVDALCSYFLQQKPANNSWVRVLGKHPRLKYQQNPTQSEIQRRRNARWRRLETLVKQALKGQSVTVLYRNNELILRDHQVDFNKVMQALSNVRKKHPFAVAVASKTIPNTLGRPLILWTDVFNSRASEQRVWTIREASS; translated from the coding sequence ATGAAAAGGATATTGTCAGGTTTCATAGTAAGCATGTTGTTTTCCGCCTCATTGCATGCCAGTTTTCAAAGCGGGGCGGATAAACTGATTAATCAGGTGGATCCGGCAATTAATATTGGCGTTGAAGTGGTTGATCTGACCTCGGGCGCAACGATTTACCGTCGCAACCAGAATCGTTCCTTTATTCCTGCCAGCAATATGAAACTTTTTTCCGATGCGGCCGCGTTGATGGTGCTTGGGCCGGATTACCGATTCCGAAATCAACTGAGTGCCGGGGTATCCCGTCTGAAGGATGGTGTTTTTAAGGGAACAATATACCTGAAATTGCCGGGCGATCCGTCGTTTACCCGGGCTCGTCTGGCGTCCTTGCTCGCATCCCTGAAATCCTGGCATATTAACCGGATCATCGGCAATGTTGTGATTGACAGCAGCCATGTCAATATACACCCGTACGCGCCGGGCTGGATGGTGGAGGATTTGGCATACAGTTACGGAGCTCCTCTGGCACCGGTGATTATCGATGCGAATCGGATGACGGTTACCGTAAATCCGGGCAATAAACCCGGTGCGCCTGCCATAGTGGAATTACCGAAAGATATCGGCGGAATTGCTATTAACAATCAGGTGAAAACGAAGGCATCGGCTGCGAAATGCGGCGTTGATTTTTCAATGGACAAGGATAACCAGTTAACGGTAAGGGGTTGCGTGGGTGTGAACCAATGGGCAATTCAGCAGAATATGGCCGTTCGTAATCCATTGGCCTATGCGCAGGGATTGATTCAAAAACAGCTTAACCGGCAGGGTATTGTTCTGGAAGGCGAGGTGGTGCTTGGCAAAACGCCATCCGGTTCCATGATGCTGGCAACGGATTTATCCAAGCCTGTTGCGCAATTGATGGCCGATACCTTAAAACCGTCGGATAATCTTTATGCTGACAGTCTTTTTTTACATGCGGCATCGAAATTACAGGGCGCACCGGTTAATTGGAGCGAGGCGCAGATTCTTATAAAAAAATTCATCCAGCAGCAAACCGGCATCCCGTTGAAAAACGCAGTGATGACCGATGGCTCCGGGTTATCACGTTATGATTTGCTCACACCAAGCCAGACCGTCGGGTTATTACGCTTTTTATATGAGCGTTTTCCCCTCTCCTATGAATACATTGCCGCCTTGCCGATATCCGGGCGTGACGGGACGTTACAACGACGGTTTAAAAAGCCGAACCAGAAAGATATGGTTCGGGCAAAAACAGGTACGATGAGGGGGGTTGTCAGTTTGTCCGGCTATCTTTATACGGCCAATGCCCATACCTTGGCTTTCGCCATCTACATTAATAATTTGCCCGGTACCAAGTTGTCTGTTTCAGGACGTTACCGTTATTTGGTGGACGCTTTATGCAGTTATTTTTTACAACAGAAACCAGCCAATAATTCCTGGGTCAGAGTGTTAGGCAAGCATCCTCGTCTTAAATATCAGCAAAATCCAACCCAAAGTGAAATACAACGCAGACGGAATGCAAGATGGCGGCGTCTGGAAACCCTGGTGAAACAAGCCTTGAAAGGACAGTCGGTGACCGTTTTATATCGCAACAATGAACTGATTCTCAGAGATCATCAGGTTGATTTCAATAAGGTGATGCAGGCATTATCCAATGTTCGGAAAAAGCATCCTTTCGCTGTTGCCGTGGCCTCCAAAACAATACCAAATACTCTGGGAAGGCCTCTTATTCTCTGGACAGATGTGTTTAACTCCCGGGCTTCCGAACAACGAGTCTGGACCATCAGAGAGGCTTCTAGCTAG
- a CDS encoding ParB/RepB/Spo0J family partition protein, protein MPTQYQQLSVQALQPGRYQPRLHFDQKALEELAQSILSQGLIEPIVVREIALNHYEIIAGERRWRAAMLAGLQDIPCLVGEYTDEQAAALTLVENIQRQELNLIEEAGGYRRLCDEFHFQQEEIATLVGKSRSHIANILRLLSLDEKVQAFIKTGHLSLGHARMLVGLSPGRQIALADSVVAEQWSVRQLEEKIRLSKSPSPMPGNPGRDRDIERLQTLLAEQIGAPVQIINESGAGGWLQVKFFDNDTLAGLLERLGLRYD, encoded by the coding sequence ATGCCCACTCAATACCAACAGCTCTCCGTGCAAGCCTTGCAGCCCGGGCGTTATCAGCCACGATTGCATTTTGATCAAAAGGCACTGGAGGAACTGGCTCAATCCATTCTCAGCCAGGGGTTGATTGAACCGATAGTGGTTCGGGAAATCGCTTTGAATCATTATGAAATCATTGCGGGCGAGCGGCGGTGGCGAGCCGCAATGCTGGCTGGTTTGCAAGACATTCCCTGTCTGGTCGGCGAATACACGGACGAACAGGCGGCTGCCCTGACGCTGGTGGAAAATATCCAGCGCCAGGAGTTAAATTTGATTGAGGAGGCCGGAGGATATCGGCGGTTGTGTGACGAGTTTCATTTCCAGCAGGAAGAAATTGCAACGCTGGTAGGAAAATCACGCAGCCATATTGCCAATATTTTACGCCTGCTTAGCCTGGATGAAAAGGTACAGGCGTTCATCAAAACAGGCCATTTGTCTCTGGGGCATGCCAGGATGCTGGTTGGTTTGTCACCGGGGCGACAAATTGCCCTGGCCGACTCGGTTGTAGCGGAACAGTGGTCTGTGCGCCAGCTGGAAGAGAAAATCCGGTTATCTAAATCCCCATCGCCAATGCCTGGCAATCCCGGACGTGATCGTGATATTGAACGTTTGCAAACGCTGTTAGCCGAACAAATCGGTGCTCCTGTACAAATTATTAACGAATCCGGCGCCGGAGGCTGGCTGCAGGTAAAATTTTTTGATAATGATACCCTGGCGGGACTTCTTGAGAGGCTGGGCTTACGATATGATTAG
- a CDS encoding SEL1-like repeat protein — MSLFSTNLLSDFSRIRQQVTENPADYQARTVELSLLKQLKQRAVQGDAMAQFRLAQAYPENSAPYRKWMKAAAMQGITNAMLELSKILLASQPASNIREAAGYITTILHSRDSFMKVQANKLLRENPSLQDIVEREMKTCTSGRCSRIGFFAASIPDTADNAVEDALVDTPSCV, encoded by the coding sequence ATGTCTTTATTCAGTACCAATCTACTCAGTGATTTTTCCCGCATAAGACAGCAAGTAACGGAAAACCCCGCTGATTATCAGGCCAGAACAGTGGAATTATCCTTGTTGAAACAGCTAAAGCAACGAGCTGTCCAGGGTGATGCCATGGCGCAATTTCGTCTGGCGCAAGCCTACCCTGAAAATTCCGCCCCTTATCGCAAATGGATGAAGGCGGCTGCCATGCAGGGAATCACCAATGCCATGCTGGAATTAAGCAAAATTTTACTGGCCTCCCAACCCGCCAGCAATATCAGAGAAGCCGCCGGTTACATCACTACGATTCTGCATTCCCGGGATTCCTTCATGAAAGTCCAGGCAAATAAACTCTTGCGGGAGAATCCGTCATTACAGGATATCGTCGAACGTGAAATGAAAACCTGTACTTCCGGCCGTTGTTCAAGGATTGGTTTTTTTGCAGCGTCAATCCCGGATACCGCCGATAATGCTGTTGAAGACGCGCTGGTGGACACACCATCCTGCGTCTGA
- a CDS encoding CPBP family glutamic-type intramembrane protease, which translates to MLINWPLIMVLIGLSLPGILIAVPRLIHLLLARNSDQLKRRISRLGMVQTLFMVILMSVGGAVLSLRTGLNAPVLEGILAGKPVLSMVQAFLLPVFLVTLSGLVIFLLFYYGLMPRYLDQNTLTIMRRIRAALRPDGCVLYGGVVEEVIARWGLMNVLVYFSILLLGRNSDLVVWNAMLISSLLLSLSHLPAYIAAGCKNNRFFLYSMVLLTGWQAVMFGWLFWQYGLLAAIISHMLFHLGWYWYDRA; encoded by the coding sequence GTGTTGATCAATTGGCCGCTGATTATGGTGCTCATCGGTTTGTCCTTGCCGGGTATTTTAATTGCTGTTCCGAGATTAATTCACTTATTGCTTGCACGAAACAGTGATCAGTTAAAACGGAGAATCAGCCGTCTTGGCATGGTTCAGACCCTGTTTATGGTGATCTTGATGAGCGTTGGCGGCGCGGTTTTATCGTTGCGTACCGGCTTGAATGCCCCGGTTCTCGAGGGGATCCTGGCAGGAAAACCGGTCTTGTCCATGGTGCAGGCATTTCTGTTGCCTGTTTTTCTGGTCACCTTGTCTGGCCTTGTCATTTTTTTGTTGTTTTACTACGGGTTGATGCCGCGATACCTTGATCAGAATACCTTGACTATCATGCGCAGGATACGGGCTGCCTTGCGTCCGGATGGCTGTGTACTCTATGGAGGTGTGGTGGAAGAGGTCATTGCCCGTTGGGGGTTGATGAATGTTCTTGTCTATTTCAGTATTCTGCTTTTGGGCAGAAACAGTGATCTGGTTGTGTGGAACGCCATGCTTATCAGCAGCCTGTTGCTCAGCCTGAGTCATTTGCCGGCTTATATTGCGGCCGGTTGTAAAAACAATCGTTTTTTTCTGTATTCCATGGTGTTGCTGACCGGGTGGCAAGCGGTCATGTTCGGCTGGCTGTTTTGGCAGTATGGCTTGCTTGCCGCAATAATTTCACACATGTTGTTTCATCTGGGGTGGTACTGGTACGATAGAGCGTAA
- the rsmB gene encoding 16S rRNA (cytosine(967)-C(5))-methyltransferase RsmB yields the protein MKKNERLQALRVLVKLTGDKVSLSHSFSATKDISPLVREICFGVCRHYFRLQWVADKLMTKRPKSEDVWIVILMGLYQLLYLKKPDYATVQETVALLDAIKKSWAKGLVNAVLRTCCREKNALLNNLQEQDGKMSHPQWFVSRLQKDWPDFLDDILAANDKHPPMNLRVNSLHLSRDDYLARLRHLGIAATANRYSPDGVKLAVACDVMELPGFQQGDVSVQDEAAQLAVSLLALRPGLRVLDACCAPGGKTGHILESETQLQECVALDIDESRLLRVRDNLARLGLQATLKQGDALNPASWWDGQLFDRILLDAPCSATGVIRRHPDIKLLRTNDDISKVCALQKNLLAQLWPLLKAGGRLVYATCSVIREENESQIAGFVADQADCKPVSEEKPWGQYTGHGWQILPGEEDCDGFFYSVLDKME from the coding sequence ATGAAAAAAAATGAGCGTTTGCAAGCGTTGCGCGTGTTGGTCAAACTGACTGGAGACAAGGTCTCCCTTTCCCATTCCTTCTCCGCAACGAAGGATATCTCGCCTTTGGTACGGGAAATCTGTTTTGGAGTATGCCGCCATTATTTTCGTTTACAATGGGTTGCGGATAAACTGATGACCAAACGCCCGAAATCCGAGGATGTGTGGATAGTCATTCTGATGGGGCTCTATCAATTGCTTTACCTTAAGAAACCGGACTATGCAACGGTACAGGAAACCGTGGCACTGCTGGATGCTATCAAAAAATCATGGGCAAAGGGACTGGTCAACGCGGTTTTGAGGACCTGCTGCCGTGAGAAAAACGCGTTGCTGAATAATCTGCAGGAACAGGACGGCAAGATGAGCCACCCGCAATGGTTTGTGTCTCGTCTGCAAAAGGACTGGCCTGACTTCCTGGACGATATTCTGGCTGCTAACGATAAGCATCCTCCCATGAATTTACGTGTCAATTCATTGCATCTGAGCCGTGATGATTATCTTGCCCGTTTGCGGCACCTGGGTATTGCCGCTACTGCGAACCGCTATTCCCCGGACGGTGTCAAACTGGCTGTTGCCTGCGATGTGATGGAGTTGCCAGGTTTTCAACAGGGTGATGTATCCGTGCAGGATGAAGCCGCCCAGCTCGCAGTCTCCCTGCTGGCGTTACGGCCTGGATTACGAGTACTTGACGCCTGCTGTGCTCCGGGCGGAAAAACCGGCCATATTCTGGAGAGCGAAACACAATTACAGGAGTGCGTTGCGCTGGATATTGATGAGAGCCGACTGTTACGGGTGCGGGATAATCTGGCGCGGCTTGGTTTACAGGCAACGCTAAAACAAGGCGACGCGCTGAATCCCGCCTCGTGGTGGGATGGACAACTTTTTGATCGTATTCTTCTTGATGCCCCCTGTTCGGCAACGGGTGTTATCAGACGCCATCCTGATATTAAATTATTACGCACAAACGACGATATCAGCAAGGTATGTGCGCTGCAAAAAAATCTGTTAGCCCAATTGTGGCCCTTACTCAAGGCCGGCGGCAGGCTGGTATACGCAACCTGCTCCGTGATAAGGGAGGAAAACGAGTCGCAGATAGCCGGATTTGTTGCCGATCAGGCCGATTGCAAGCCTGTTTCGGAAGAAAAACCCTGGGGGCAATACACCGGTCATGGATGGCAGATATTGCCCGGGGAGGAGGATTGTGACGGGTTTTTCTATAGTGTATTAGATAAAATGGAGTAA
- the fmt gene encoding methionyl-tRNA formyltransferase: MTRLKIVFAGTPEFGIPCLNDIHNSRHQLLAVYTQPDRPAGRGRKLQPSAVKSWAIEHNIPVYQPVNFKNPAAVEELAALKPDVLVVIAYGLILPASVLAAPSLGCINVHASLLPRWRGASPIQQAILHGDEQSGVTIMQMDAGLDTGDCLIERSCRIDAQDTAGMLHDKLAALAPEALMTALDSLAQGTLKRHPQDNSRATYAGKISKTDARIDWRQPAQVIERQVRAFNPWPVAHTFLDEEPLRVYQSETDAGDSMAEPGTILAIDKEGMLVATGTGRLRIRMLQFPGGKAMTVAQWLNAGRAQQLVGMVLR; the protein is encoded by the coding sequence ATGACTCGATTAAAAATAGTGTTCGCGGGAACGCCGGAGTTCGGCATTCCGTGTCTGAATGATATTCACAATTCACGGCATCAGCTGCTTGCCGTGTATACGCAACCGGATCGCCCTGCCGGGCGGGGGCGCAAGCTGCAGCCGTCGGCTGTGAAAAGTTGGGCGATTGAGCATAACATTCCTGTTTATCAGCCGGTTAATTTTAAAAATCCAGCGGCTGTTGAGGAGCTTGCGGCCCTGAAGCCGGATGTCCTGGTTGTCATTGCCTACGGTCTGATATTGCCGGCCAGTGTACTGGCCGCCCCTTCTCTCGGCTGTATTAACGTACACGCCTCCCTGCTGCCGCGCTGGCGAGGCGCCTCGCCCATTCAGCAGGCCATCTTGCATGGAGATGAGCAATCGGGAGTAACCATTATGCAAATGGACGCCGGTCTGGATACGGGTGATTGTCTAATCGAGCGTTCCTGCCGCATTGACGCGCAAGATACGGCAGGGATGTTGCACGATAAACTGGCAGCTCTTGCTCCGGAGGCTTTAATGACCGCTCTGGACTCTTTGGCGCAAGGCACGCTCAAGCGCCATCCTCAGGATAACAGCCGCGCTACGTACGCTGGTAAAATCAGCAAAACGGACGCCCGGATTGACTGGCGGCAGCCGGCTCAAGTCATCGAGAGGCAGGTTCGTGCCTTTAATCCCTGGCCGGTGGCGCATACGTTCCTTGATGAGGAGCCGTTGCGTGTTTATCAGTCCGAGACGGATGCCGGTGATAGTATGGCTGAACCCGGAACCATTTTAGCCATTGATAAGGAAGGCATGCTGGTGGCGACCGGAACGGGCCGCTTGCGGATCCGGATGTTGCAATTCCCGGGCGGGAAAGCCATGACGGTGGCTCAATGGTTGAATGCCGGTCGGGCGCAACAGCTTGTCGGTATGGTTTTGCGATGA
- the def gene encoding peptide deformylase — MAIRKIVYLPDAVLRQVAKPVETFDDSLQTLIDDMFETMYSVNGVGLAAPQIGVSLRLSVIDVIGDKTQQIVIANPEIITAEGEKEYQEGCLSVPGVYDTVVRAEKVTVRAQDRHGQAFEMTADGLLGECFQHEIDHLHGKLYIDLLSPLKRSMARRKLEKYKRMLARKS; from the coding sequence ATGGCTATTCGCAAGATTGTTTATTTACCAGATGCTGTATTGCGACAAGTCGCAAAACCGGTAGAAACTTTTGATGACTCGTTACAGACGTTGATTGATGATATGTTTGAAACGATGTATAGCGTCAATGGCGTAGGGCTTGCCGCACCCCAAATCGGGGTCAGTTTGCGTTTATCCGTGATTGATGTGATTGGAGATAAAACACAGCAGATCGTGATTGCAAATCCCGAAATTATTACCGCGGAAGGCGAGAAAGAATATCAGGAAGGCTGTTTATCGGTTCCCGGTGTCTACGATACCGTGGTTCGTGCCGAGAAAGTGACGGTTCGTGCCCAGGATCGTCACGGACAGGCGTTTGAGATGACCGCCGACGGTTTGCTGGGAGAATGTTTTCAGCATGAGATTGACCATTTACATGGCAAATTATACATCGATCTGCTTTCACCGTTGAAACGGTCCATGGCCAGACGCAAACTGGAAAAATACAAACGTATGCTTGCACGCAAATCATGA
- a CDS encoding LysM peptidoglycan-binding domain-containing protein, protein MRYMLIIFCLIFSIEALASERLPITLRSDYPKRYVVQPGDTLWSIANKYLDRPWEWKALWHANPKIRNPNRLYPGAVLEIRFYQSRPYIRVLSNGTIKLSPNVRPMPAEDAVPAIPLNDIKPFLNASLVMDHDYLMNSPYVVAYSGERLRGGQGDELYVKALHPDKTMPRGATISYAIYRPGPPYLEPISHRILGYLATQVGYGNLVSGGEPATIVLTEITQGVKLKDRVILNDFPEFDLYFEPKAPNFPINGSIIDLPGGYTQGAVGFVAVIDRGDDAGLEEGDVLGIYSTKRLVPDPLCPEKLIELPRERVGEVMVFRTFSQTSFALVVRSIRTVHLQDKITNP, encoded by the coding sequence ATGCGATACATGCTGATAATTTTTTGTCTGATTTTCTCTATAGAAGCATTGGCATCGGAAAGACTACCAATCACTCTGCGCTCGGATTATCCCAAGCGATACGTCGTGCAGCCGGGGGATACCTTATGGTCTATAGCGAACAAATACCTGGATCGGCCCTGGGAATGGAAAGCATTGTGGCATGCCAATCCGAAAATAAGAAATCCCAACCGTTTGTATCCCGGTGCCGTATTGGAAATCCGCTTTTATCAAAGCAGGCCCTACATCAGGGTTTTATCCAACGGAACCATCAAATTATCACCTAATGTACGGCCGATGCCCGCAGAAGACGCCGTTCCGGCCATCCCGTTAAATGATATCAAACCGTTTCTCAATGCGTCCCTGGTCATGGATCATGACTATCTGATGAACTCGCCTTATGTGGTGGCTTACTCCGGTGAACGTCTTCGTGGAGGACAAGGGGATGAATTGTACGTCAAAGCGCTGCACCCCGATAAAACCATGCCGAGGGGAGCAACTATTTCCTACGCGATTTACCGGCCGGGGCCCCCGTATCTGGAGCCGATCAGCCACCGCATCCTCGGGTATCTGGCCACCCAGGTAGGGTACGGCAATCTGGTGAGTGGCGGCGAACCGGCCACTATCGTCCTCACCGAGATCACCCAGGGCGTCAAGCTGAAAGATCGTGTGATCCTCAATGATTTTCCCGAATTCGATCTCTATTTTGAACCCAAGGCACCCAATTTTCCCATTAACGGCTCCATTATTGATTTGCCGGGCGGTTACACCCAGGGTGCCGTCGGATTCGTAGCGGTCATTGACCGCGGGGATGACGCCGGCCTGGAAGAAGGCGATGTATTGGGGATATACTCGACGAAACGGCTTGTGCCAGATCCCCTCTGCCCGGAGAAACTCATTGAGCTGCCCCGCGAGCGGGTGGGGGAAGTGATGGTGTTTCGCACCTTCAGCCAAACCAGTTTTGCATTGGTTGTTCGCTCCATTCGAACCGTGCATTTGCAGGATAAAATCACGAATCCATGA
- the dprA gene encoding DNA-processing protein DprA codes for MNNKPYFLALNRINGIGPRHALKLVRHWPCLGEVFARSVDELTGIGLPSKMAEAICRFDMAAIEADLAWEKTDHHHLLTWEDPRYPALLREIHDPPIALYAMGDLNAFQQPCLAMVGSRKPSITGEETARRFAFELAKHQITIVSGLALGIDAQAHTGCLAAGGKTIAVMGTGVNCVYPRRHEALARRISEQGLLISEFPLNSSPNAGHFPRRNRIISGLSLSTLIVEAAIKSGSLITARLALEQNRDVMAIPGSIHNPQARGCHFLLQQGAKLITSTADVLEEFGLSGQSEKMNTPPSSLATNNENLVKCIGFEITTVDQIAIRSGLSIEAVACDLAALEVQGIVKAVPGGYMRCA; via the coding sequence ATGAATAACAAACCTTATTTTCTCGCACTAAATCGCATCAACGGCATCGGGCCGCGCCACGCCCTGAAATTAGTAAGGCACTGGCCTTGTCTTGGTGAGGTATTTGCCCGCTCCGTGGATGAGTTAACGGGTATAGGGCTTCCCTCAAAAATGGCGGAAGCCATTTGCCGTTTTGACATGGCCGCGATTGAAGCGGATCTGGCCTGGGAAAAAACCGATCATCACCATCTTCTGACCTGGGAAGACCCCCGTTATCCGGCATTGCTTCGTGAAATACACGATCCGCCCATAGCGCTTTACGCGATGGGCGATTTAAACGCCTTTCAGCAACCTTGCCTGGCCATGGTCGGATCTCGTAAGCCATCCATAACAGGCGAGGAAACGGCCAGACGTTTTGCGTTTGAGCTGGCAAAGCATCAAATAACTATCGTCAGCGGCCTGGCTTTGGGAATCGACGCGCAGGCACATACCGGCTGTCTGGCCGCCGGGGGAAAAACCATTGCTGTTATGGGTACGGGAGTGAACTGCGTTTATCCGAGACGTCACGAGGCGTTAGCCCGTCGCATCAGTGAACAAGGCTTGCTCATCAGCGAATTTCCATTGAATAGCTCACCAAACGCTGGACATTTTCCACGCAGAAATCGTATAATAAGTGGTTTATCGTTGTCCACCTTGATTGTTGAAGCGGCAATTAAAAGTGGTTCACTGATAACGGCCCGGTTAGCCTTGGAACAAAATCGCGATGTCATGGCCATACCAGGCTCCATTCACAATCCGCAAGCCAGGGGGTGTCATTTTTTGTTACAGCAAGGTGCGAAATTGATTACATCCACTGCAGACGTACTGGAAGAGTTTGGATTGTCCGGACAGTCCGAAAAAATGAATACCCCGCCATCGTCTCTTGCAACAAATAACGAAAACCTAGTAAAGTGCATTGGCTTTGAGATCACAACGGTGGATCAGATTGCAATCCGTTCCGGATTAAGCATTGAAGCGGTGGCCTGTGATTTGGCCGCACTGGAAGTTCAGGGTATTGTCAAAGCCGTACCTGGCGGCTATATGAGGTGTGCATAA
- a CDS encoding DUF494 family protein: MKDSLLEMLMNFFEKSLSQLKENKSQQKTEQTPVVEETELTDSRNLEDSTLVIRSAKQYATRVFTSDEQLKFTKASYQFLMRIMLWKVINPETLEQIINQLLFSDSRFVTLQETKWTIRNTLAEHLDPSQLAFLDLVLYQKEDELPLH; the protein is encoded by the coding sequence ATGAAAGATAGCTTATTGGAGATGTTGATGAATTTTTTTGAAAAAAGTTTATCACAGCTTAAGGAAAACAAATCTCAGCAGAAAACCGAGCAGACACCGGTGGTGGAAGAAACGGAACTCACGGACAGCAGGAACCTGGAGGACAGTACTCTTGTCATTCGTTCGGCAAAACAGTATGCGACACGAGTTTTTACCTCCGATGAACAATTGAAGTTCACCAAGGCCAGCTATCAGTTTCTGATGCGAATAATGCTCTGGAAGGTTATTAACCCTGAAACACTGGAACAGATCATCAATCAATTGCTTTTCTCGGATTCCCGTTTCGTGACCCTGCAAGAAACAAAATGGACCATTCGCAACACTCTGGCGGAACATCTCGATCCCTCACAACTTGCTTTTCTTGATCTTGTGCTATACCAGAAAGAAGACGAATTACCGTTGCATTGA